A single Candidatus Diapherotrites archaeon DNA region contains:
- a CDS encoding DUF2080 family transposase-associated protein, whose product MTPFGTSAKADVPKKYIGKRAYIVILT is encoded by the coding sequence ATAACGCCATTCGGAACATCAGCAAAAGCAGACGTTCCCAAAAAATATATTGGAAAAAGAGCCTACATCGTTATCCTAACCTAA